The Sesamum indicum cultivar Zhongzhi No. 13 linkage group LG6, S_indicum_v1.0, whole genome shotgun sequence genomic interval AAGAAGCTGTTGTGGATGCTCTCCGCTCTGCCAAATTCAATGGCTATTCTCCCACTGTGGGTCTTCCCCAAACTAGAAAGTAGTTCCTTTTTTATCTCTCTGTTTTTTTAagcatttttttgtcattggCTGATGTTTTTGGTGGCTGGAAATTGTTGTGCATGCATTGTTTCTACTCTTGGATTGGCACTCATCTATGGTTTATTGTTTCTGGAATCTTTATAATGATGAGGAAAATTCTTGGGATTTTGATTTCAGAAAGGTTTCCTGTAGCCTTCTTCTGAGATTATTTTGTTAGTTTACTTAGCCAGAGGAATGGTGTTTTGTTCTCCTGCTAGGTGTACTTTTGTAGTTCTATCCTtccaaatatgaaaattcGGTGATAGTTAGGctagtttctttttcctggAGAGATAGGTTGTCTGAAATGTAAAGTTTTGAGCaacatttctcttttttacGGGGCTTTGTTTCTCCCCCTTCCTTTTACATGCATGGAACTCAATCTGAATACATTTTACTCGAAATTAGATCTTCTTTTCATGTTTCTTAGTCAAGTGTGGTTAGAACTTGCTGTTTGTTTACTTCAAAATGCGTCTTTTGCATGCTCTGAAGAGATTACAACCTATGGATGCTTAAAGTTGAtgttttatgttaaatttcctTGAATCAAGGGAACTATCCACTTCTTCCTACCCTTCCTTGTACATTGTCTTTCTCATTGCGCATTGGGATagaatattgatttattacttgttattagttatttatctGATGAGATTTTGGGAAAAATCCTTTCCATGGgagaataaatatttcttgtgAAAATGAATTTCACTTGGTGACTGAAATTCTAATTCTAGATTGCTCTCCTAAACAGGGCACTTGCAGGATATTTGTCCCGCAACCTCCCCTATGAGTTGGCACCTGATGATGTTTATGTCACAGCTGGTTGTACACAAGCTATTGAAATAGCACTGTCGATTATCAATCGGCCTGGTGCTAACATCTTGCTACCAAGGCCAGGTTTCCCAATTTATGGACTTTGTGCTGCGTTTAGACATCTCGAAGCTCGTTATTTTGATCTTCTCCCTGAGAAAGGATGGGAGGTTGATCTCAGTGCAGTGGAAAATCTGGCTGATCATAATACTGTCGCGATGGTTATCATAAATCCTGGAAATCCATGTGGAAGTGTCTATACATATCAACATCTGAAGGAGGTTTGTACTGGCCTAAAGCTATATACTTCTATCACGTTCAAGACTCGGTGTTTTCATCTAATGTTACGGTTTACTATAAACTTAACTTTATTAACTAAATTCAGATTGCTGAAACTGCAAAAGGACTTGGTATTGTTGTGATTGCTGATGAAGTTTATGGTCATCTTGCTTTTGGGGCTAATCCGTTTGTGCCCATGGGAGTTTTTGGATCTCTTACGCCGGTGCTTACTCTCGGGTCAATCTCCAAGAGATGGTTAGTTCCTGGTTGGCGACTTGGTTGGTTGGTCACAAACGATCCCGATGGCAGTTTGAAGAGTCCGAAGGTCTGTTTTTCCTCGTTCAAAGAGACCATGATTGCAGCACGTCTTTCATAAGCTCTTTGATTTTCTAACCTTGGTTTGCCTTTGTAAGAATGAATTATATTAGTTTTCTTGTTACCTTCTTTTAAGCACGTTGTACTCTGAATCCGGTTTTTCATTGCACCAGTCTTCTTTGATTTAGGTTGACTGGTCGTGCATTACTTATATTTGCCTTTGCTGTTGTCTTGTCAGTTTGTCGAGCGCCTTAAGAAGTACTGCGACATTTGTGGAGGTCCTGCAACCT includes:
- the LOC105165816 gene encoding probable aminotransferase TAT2 yields the protein MEVEKTGGQEIEAPKNITIKGILGLLMANTDGNGDARKVISLGMGDPTAYSCFYTTSAAQEAVVDALRSAKFNGYSPTVGLPQTRKALAGYLSRNLPYELAPDDVYVTAGCTQAIEIALSIINRPGANILLPRPGFPIYGLCAAFRHLEARYFDLLPEKGWEVDLSAVENLADHNTVAMVIINPGNPCGSVYTYQHLKEIAETAKGLGIVVIADEVYGHLAFGANPFVPMGVFGSLTPVLTLGSISKRWLVPGWRLGWLVTNDPDGSLKSPKFVERLKKYCDICGGPATFIQAAVPAVIEGTQEVFFNKTINILKQNSDTCFQKIKEIRCISCPHKPEGSMAFMVKLNVSLLKDISDDLDFCFKLAKEESVIILPGVAVGLKNWLRITFAADPSALGEALERVKARLERCNDEVVGGDCQQIPVPECGFECDWEQLSGISRIASS